A part of Diceros bicornis minor isolate mBicDic1 chromosome 32, mDicBic1.mat.cur, whole genome shotgun sequence genomic DNA contains:
- the EXOSC6 gene encoding exosome complex component MTR3 has product MPGDHRRIRGPEESQPPQLYAADEDEAPAARDPTRLRPVYARAGLLSQAKGSAYLEAGGTKVLCAVSGPRQAEGGERGGGPAGAGGEAPAALRGRLLCDFRRAPFAGRRRRAPPGGGEERELALALQEALEPAVRLGRYPRAQLEVSALLLEDGGSALAAALTAAALALADAGVEMYDLVVGCGLSRAPGPAPTWLLDPTRLEEERAAAGLTVALMPVLNQVAGLLGSGEGGPTESWAEAVRLGLEGCQRLYPVLQQCLVRAARRRDASTAPS; this is encoded by the coding sequence ATGCCCGGGGACCATCGTCGCATCCGCGGGCCCGAAGAGTCGCAGCCGCCGCAGCTCTACGCAGCCGACGAGGACGAGGCGCCCGCCGCCCGCGACCCGACGCGACTGCGGCCCGTGTACGCGCGCGCCGGGTTGCTGAGCCAGGCCAAGGGCTCGGCCTACTTGGAGGCGGGGGGCACCAAGGTGCTGTGCGCCGTGTCTGGTCCGCGCCAGGCCGAGGGCGGCGAGCGCGGCGGCGGCCCGGCCGGAGCGGGTGGTGAGGCCCCAGCCGCGCTGCGCGGCCGCCTGCTCTGCGACTTCCGCCGCGCGCCCTTCGCGGGCCGCCGGCGCCGCGCGCCGCCGGGCGGTGGCGAAGAGCGCGAGCTGGCGCTGGCCCTGCAGGAGGCACTTGAGCCGGCCGTGCGCCTGGGTCGCTACCCGCGCGCGCAGCTCGAGGTGTCGGCGCTGCTGCTGGAGGACGGCGGCTCGGCCCTGGCCGCCGCGCTCACGGCCGCCGCGCTCGCCCTGGCCGACGCGGGCGTGGAGATGTACGATCTGGTGGTGGGCTGCGGCCTGAGCCGCGCGCCGGGGCCCGCGCCCACCTGGCTGCTGGACCCCACGCGGCTCGAGGAGGAGCGCGCCGCCGCCGGCCTCACGGTGGCGCTCATGCCCGTGCTCAACCAGGTGGCCGGGctcctgggcagcggggaggGCGGCCCGACCGAGAGCTGGGCCGAGGCCGTGCGCCTGGGCCTCGAGGGCTGCCAGCGCCTCTACCCCGTCTTGCAGCAGTGCTTGGTGCGGGCCGCCCGCCGGAGGGACGCTTCCACGGCACCGTCGTGA